Proteins encoded in a region of the Candidatus Hydrogenedentota bacterium genome:
- a CDS encoding LemA family protein, translated as MLIPMIVFAALVVFAVLFVIVVYNKLVTLRNRFKNAYAQIDVQLKRRYDLIPNLVETAKGYIKHERETLEAVIAARNAASSANAGAAANPGDPGAMQQLASAEGLLGGALGRLFALSEAYPDLKANTTMNGLMEELTSTENKVSFARQAYNDAVMAYNTQREVFPSNIVAGMLNFSAAEFFAVEEPEQREAPKVSFS; from the coding sequence ATGTTAATCCCGATGATTGTTTTTGCGGCGCTGGTTGTGTTCGCCGTGTTGTTTGTGATTGTGGTTTACAACAAACTGGTTACGCTCCGCAATCGCTTCAAGAACGCCTACGCGCAGATTGACGTGCAGCTCAAACGCCGCTATGACCTGATTCCAAATCTGGTCGAGACGGCGAAGGGCTACATCAAGCACGAGCGCGAGACGCTCGAAGCGGTGATCGCCGCGCGCAATGCGGCCTCCAGTGCGAATGCGGGCGCGGCCGCGAATCCCGGCGATCCCGGCGCGATGCAGCAGCTTGCCAGCGCGGAGGGCCTGCTGGGCGGGGCGCTGGGCCGCCTGTTTGCGCTTTCGGAGGCCTACCCCGATCTCAAAGCGAATACGACAATGAACGGTCTGATGGAGGAGCTGACGAGCACGGAGAACAAGGTCTCCTTCGCGCGACAGGCCTACAACGACGCCGTGATGGCCTACAATACGCAGCGCGAAGTCTTCCCGAGCAACATCGTCGCGGGCATGTTGAATTTCAGCGCGGCCGAGTTCTTCGCCGTCGAAGAGCCCGAACAGCGCGAGGCGCCCAAGGTCTCGTTCTCCTGA
- a CDS encoding M48 family metalloprotease — MDFFAHQDRARRNTKVLVFYFAMAVACITVSVYFACLLLFYGWLAQQGSTVGQGGISWWQPWLLLYVAAGTLGVVFLGSLYKTVTLLRGGGAIARALGGRLLVPGTLDPDERKLQNVVEEMVIASGTPVPEVYVLDHEKGINAFAAGRSLDDAAIGVTRGCMTQLSRDELQGVIAHEFSHILNGDMRLNLRVMGVVFGILCLTVIGRVLLHTRGGRDRNPLIFLGLALVVIGWVGVFFGRLIQAALSRQREFLADAAAIQFTRNPTGLSGALKKIGGAGSRIHSAHAEEASHMFFGNGMGTPFMNSFATHPPLEERIRRIDPGWDGKFKFPDSPAPRVAKVRDARKASAPREAPARRGPVPAIPAIPGFPGAADGAAGVAGAAVAMGALLPGVGKPTGAHLRLAEEMLGSFSERLKDAAHAPQGAAAIVFAMLLSGEDALRERQRAELALKAAPRVAEELDALWREVAGVPRPARLSLLNLALPALRQLPADEFQRFSETLHWLIESDNRVDLFEFVLQKIVRRHLAARAGKKQARGGQFYALKPLLPDCGVLLSALAHAGSRESGEVEAAFAAGAFRLGAGKGPQLLPRGEIGLQSIDAALDRLALASPAIKKKFIEACVQAAGADGVIQVREAELLRAIGETLECPMPPILAPGGGA, encoded by the coding sequence ATGGACTTTTTTGCGCATCAAGACAGGGCACGGCGGAATACAAAGGTCCTGGTTTTCTATTTTGCGATGGCCGTGGCGTGTATCACCGTCTCGGTGTATTTCGCGTGTCTCCTGCTTTTCTACGGCTGGCTTGCCCAGCAGGGGAGCACGGTCGGCCAGGGTGGGATCTCCTGGTGGCAGCCCTGGCTTCTGTTGTACGTCGCGGCGGGCACGCTCGGCGTGGTGTTCCTGGGAAGCCTCTACAAGACGGTGACCCTGCTCCGGGGCGGCGGGGCCATCGCCCGGGCGCTTGGCGGGCGGCTCCTGGTCCCCGGCACGCTCGATCCGGACGAGCGCAAATTGCAGAACGTGGTTGAGGAGATGGTGATCGCGTCCGGCACGCCGGTTCCCGAGGTGTATGTGCTCGACCACGAGAAGGGCATCAACGCATTTGCGGCGGGCCGCTCGCTCGACGACGCGGCCATCGGCGTTACGCGCGGCTGCATGACCCAGCTCAGCCGGGACGAATTGCAGGGCGTGATCGCGCACGAGTTCAGCCATATCCTCAACGGCGACATGCGGCTGAATCTGCGTGTGATGGGCGTTGTCTTCGGCATTCTCTGCCTCACGGTAATCGGGCGCGTGCTCCTGCACACGCGGGGCGGGCGCGACCGGAATCCGCTGATATTCCTGGGGCTTGCCCTGGTGGTCATTGGCTGGGTGGGCGTGTTTTTCGGGCGGCTCATCCAGGCGGCGCTCAGCCGCCAGCGGGAATTCCTGGCGGACGCCGCCGCCATACAGTTCACCCGCAACCCGACCGGCCTTTCAGGCGCCCTCAAAAAGATTGGTGGCGCGGGATCCCGGATCCACTCCGCCCACGCTGAAGAGGCCAGCCACATGTTCTTCGGAAACGGCATGGGCACGCCGTTCATGAACTCCTTTGCGACCCACCCGCCGCTGGAAGAACGTATACGCCGCATCGATCCGGGCTGGGATGGGAAGTTCAAGTTTCCCGATTCCCCGGCGCCGCGCGTGGCAAAGGTGCGGGATGCGAGAAAAGCTTCGGCCCCGCGTGAAGCCCCGGCCCGGCGTGGGCCGGTTCCGGCGATCCCCGCGATTCCGGGCTTTCCGGGCGCGGCGGATGGGGCCGCGGGCGTCGCCGGTGCGGCGGTAGCGATGGGCGCGCTCCTCCCCGGCGTTGGCAAGCCGACGGGGGCGCACTTGCGCCTGGCGGAGGAAATGCTGGGTTCGTTTTCCGAGCGCCTGAAGGACGCCGCGCACGCGCCGCAGGGAGCCGCCGCCATTGTGTTCGCGATGCTGCTCAGCGGGGAAGACGCTTTGCGGGAGCGGCAGCGCGCGGAACTGGCGCTGAAAGCCGCGCCGCGCGTGGCCGAGGAGCTCGACGCATTGTGGCGCGAGGTGGCGGGCGTGCCCCGGCCCGCGCGGCTTTCGCTGCTCAACCTCGCCCTGCCGGCCCTGCGCCAGCTCCCGGCGGACGAATTCCAGCGCTTCAGCGAGACGCTGCACTGGTTGATCGAGAGCGATAATCGGGTAGATCTCTTTGAGTTCGTGCTGCAGAAGATTGTACGCCGCCATCTGGCCGCCCGCGCGGGGAAGAAACAGGCGAGAGGCGGCCAGTTCTACGCGCTGAAACCGCTCCTGCCGGATTGCGGCGTGCTCCTGTCCGCGCTGGCCCACGCCGGAAGCCGCGAAAGCGGGGAGGTTGAAGCGGCGTTTGCCGCAGGCGCATTCCGCCTGGGGGCGGGGAAAGGGCCGCAATTGCTGCCGCGGGGCGAGATCGGACTGCAATCCATCGACGCCGCGCTGGATCGGCTTGCGCTCGCCTCGCCGGCCATCAAGAAGAAGTTCATCGAAGCCTGCGTGCAGGCCGCCGGTGCGGATGGCGTAATCCAGGTGCGCGAAGCGGAGTTGCTCCGCGCCATTGGTGAAACCCTGGAGTGCCCCATGCCGCCAATTCTTGCGCCTGGCGGCGGCGCGTAG
- the pyrF gene encoding orotidine-5'-phosphate decarboxylase, translating to MSAPTNPRKDCALSHRTELITVLDVDTLAEARRIIDASAGCDWYKIGSQLFTRTGPDFVREVQGLGRRVMLDLKFHDIPNTVAHAAAAAAALEVGLFTLHASGGRNMIAAARKAVEDSDTRILAVTILTSFSDADLRGDIGLHETAAEAVPRLAKLAVEAGAHGIVCSPQEIGLVRAAVGPDPIVVTPGIRPAWSAKDDQERIMTPRDAARAGASMIVVGRPILKHENPAEAVRLIQEELAQ from the coding sequence ATGTCCGCTCCAACCAACCCGAGGAAGGATTGCGCCTTGTCCCACCGTACTGAATTGATTACCGTGCTTGATGTGGATACGCTGGCGGAGGCCCGCCGCATTATTGACGCGAGCGCGGGCTGTGACTGGTATAAGATTGGCTCCCAGCTGTTCACCCGAACGGGACCGGATTTCGTTCGCGAGGTCCAGGGGCTGGGCCGCCGGGTGATGCTGGATTTGAAGTTTCACGATATCCCGAACACGGTGGCGCACGCGGCGGCGGCGGCGGCTGCGCTGGAGGTGGGGTTGTTCACGCTGCACGCGTCGGGCGGGCGGAACATGATCGCGGCGGCGCGGAAGGCGGTTGAGGACTCAGATACCCGGATCCTCGCGGTGACGATCCTGACGAGTTTTTCGGATGCCGATCTGCGCGGCGATATCGGGCTGCATGAAACGGCGGCGGAAGCGGTCCCCAGGTTGGCGAAGCTGGCGGTGGAGGCGGGCGCCCACGGGATTGTCTGCTCGCCCCAGGAGATCGGACTCGTCCGCGCGGCGGTGGGTCCAGATCCCATCGTGGTGACGCCGGGGATTCGCCCGGCGTGGTCGGCGAAGGACGACCAGGAGCGCATCATGACGCCGCGGGACGCCGCGCGCGCGGGCGCCTCGATGATTGTGGTGGGGCGGCCCATCCTGAAGCATGAAAACCCGGCGGAAGCGGTCCGTCTGATACAAGAGGAACTCGCGCAATGA
- the pyrE gene encoding orotate phosphoribosyltransferase has product MTEAEVIETFKKAGALLEGHFIYASGRHGRQFLQAARVLQFPEYTGPLCAAMADQFRADGVQLVAGPATGGIILAYETARSLGCRGVFAEKEPDGSMAVKRGFSIPKGIRTLVVEDITTTGGSVLKTIEHLEARGAEIVGVSALIDRSGGKVSFAYPFRPVARLNMESWAPDEVPEELAAVPVMEPDDLVI; this is encoded by the coding sequence ATGACCGAAGCGGAAGTGATTGAGACCTTTAAGAAAGCCGGCGCGTTGCTGGAGGGCCATTTTATCTACGCGAGCGGGCGGCATGGGCGCCAGTTCCTGCAGGCGGCGCGGGTATTGCAATTCCCGGAGTACACCGGGCCGTTGTGCGCGGCGATGGCGGATCAGTTCCGCGCGGATGGTGTCCAGCTGGTGGCGGGACCCGCGACCGGCGGCATCATTCTCGCCTACGAGACCGCGCGCAGCCTGGGTTGCCGCGGGGTCTTTGCGGAGAAGGAGCCGGACGGGAGCATGGCCGTGAAGCGCGGTTTCTCCATTCCGAAAGGTATCCGCACCCTGGTCGTGGAGGATATCACGACGACGGGTGGATCGGTATTGAAAACGATCGAGCACCTGGAGGCGCGCGGGGCGGAGATTGTCGGTGTGTCGGCCCTGATCGACCGGAGCGGGGGCAAAGTTTCCTTCGCGTATCCCTTCCGCCCGGTGGCGCGGCTGAATATGGAGAGCTGGGCGCCGGATGAAGTGCCCGAGGAGTTGGCCGCCGTTCCGGTGATGGAGCCGGACGATCTGGTGATCTGA
- a CDS encoding HAD family hydrolase, whose product MKYGYLIDMDGVIYRSNDVIPGADAFINQLVAEGTPFRFLTNNSQRTRRDMVAKLNRMGFKVGEEHIYTCAMATARYLAGQKPDGTAYVIGEGGLLNALHNNGYAIVDHAPDYVVVGEGRTVNFEVIETAVNMILKGAKLVATNMDPNCPTSTGTRPGCGAIVAMLESATGVKAFSVGKPSPIMMRAARIEMGLRAAQTIMIGDTMETDIIGGVQLGYKTVLVLSGGTGESDLSRYAYQPDLVVESIANLNPAELFLEHAPALARVSRAAV is encoded by the coding sequence ATGAAGTACGGTTACCTGATAGACATGGATGGCGTAATCTACCGCAGCAATGATGTGATACCCGGTGCGGACGCTTTCATCAACCAACTCGTGGCGGAAGGAACCCCGTTCCGGTTCCTCACGAACAACAGCCAGCGGACGCGGCGCGACATGGTCGCGAAACTGAACCGCATGGGTTTCAAGGTGGGCGAGGAGCACATCTATACCTGCGCCATGGCGACCGCGCGTTACCTGGCGGGCCAGAAACCCGACGGCACGGCCTACGTGATCGGCGAGGGCGGCCTGCTCAACGCGCTGCACAACAACGGCTACGCGATCGTGGATCACGCGCCGGACTACGTGGTGGTGGGGGAGGGGCGCACGGTGAATTTCGAGGTCATCGAGACCGCCGTGAATATGATTCTCAAGGGCGCCAAGCTGGTGGCGACGAACATGGACCCGAACTGCCCGACCTCCACCGGGACCCGCCCCGGGTGCGGGGCGATCGTGGCCATGCTCGAATCCGCAACCGGCGTGAAGGCCTTCAGTGTGGGAAAACCCAGTCCGATCATGATGCGCGCTGCTCGGATTGAGATGGGATTACGTGCCGCGCAAACCATCATGATTGGAGACACCATGGAAACCGACATTATCGGCGGCGTGCAGCTCGGCTACAAGACGGTACTCGTGCTCTCGGGCGGAACCGGGGAATCAGACCTGAGCCGGTACGCCTACCAACCCGATCTTGTCGTGGAATCCATCGCGAATTTGAACCCGGCCGAACTTTTCCTGGAGCACGCCCCCGCCCTGGCGCGGGTGAGCCGGGCCGCGGTCTGA
- a CDS encoding acylphosphatase, giving the protein MQRVRVLIRGRVQGVGFRFYTCAQARELGLCGWVRNLAGGEVEAEFEGPESAIETVLVRCGRGPALARVLELLELERETVDVARNPGFSMRS; this is encoded by the coding sequence ATGCAGCGGGTCCGTGTCCTGATCCGGGGGCGAGTTCAGGGCGTGGGTTTCCGTTTCTATACCTGCGCGCAGGCGCGTGAACTGGGCCTGTGCGGATGGGTTCGGAATCTGGCCGGCGGAGAGGTGGAGGCCGAGTTTGAAGGGCCGGAGAGCGCGATAGAGACGGTTCTGGTCCGGTGCGGGCGGGGCCCGGCGCTGGCCCGGGTTCTGGAACTTCTGGAGCTGGAGCGAGAGACCGTTGACGTGGCGCGAAATCCCGGTTTTTCCATGCGATCCTGA
- the fabA gene encoding bifunctional 3-hydroxydecanoyl-ACP dehydratase/trans-2-decenoyl-ACP isomerase — MTSPFDLSSFSREHLLDAGRGNLFGADAPRLPLPNMLMMDRVTHIDRDGGAHGKGQIIAELDVRPDLWFFGCHFDSDPVMPGCLGLDAMWQLAGFYMAWAGHKGKGRALGVKEVKFTGQILPTARKVVYRIDIRRLLALKLVMILADGSVEVDGREIYKAKELKVGLFEDTSGF, encoded by the coding sequence GTGACCTCGCCATTTGATCTATCTTCCTTCTCCCGAGAACATCTGCTTGACGCCGGGCGCGGTAACCTGTTTGGCGCGGACGCGCCGCGCCTGCCCCTGCCGAACATGCTTATGATGGACCGGGTTACCCATATCGACCGCGACGGCGGCGCCCACGGCAAAGGACAGATTATCGCCGAGCTGGACGTGCGACCGGATTTGTGGTTCTTTGGGTGCCACTTCGACAGCGACCCGGTGATGCCCGGATGTCTCGGGCTCGACGCGATGTGGCAGCTCGCCGGGTTTTACATGGCCTGGGCCGGGCACAAGGGCAAGGGGCGCGCGCTGGGCGTGAAAGAGGTCAAATTCACCGGCCAGATACTACCGACCGCCCGAAAAGTGGTGTACCGCATCGATATCCGGCGCCTGCTCGCCCTGAAGCTCGTCATGATCTTGGCCGACGGCTCGGTTGAGGTGGACGGCCGCGAAATCTACAAGGCCAAGGAACTCAAGGTCGGGCTGTTCGAGGACACCTCGGGCTTTTAG
- a CDS encoding CPBP family intramembrane metalloprotease, with amino-acid sequence MNLRTVRTIFKKEMLDTVRDKRTLIMMIGVPVLLYPTLVIVGMQGALVQIASLDRSVSKVAIQSPEPEAVRAWLEDIEKIEIVDSDNPAGALRDGGLQAVVRVDGPVVAALAEGKTVQVEILYDSTEFESSGAATRLREGLEKDRDALLESRLADLQIEMDYIHPLRLERKDTAPPAKATGNALGIVLPVLMVVMLALGAFYPAVDVTAGEKERGTFETLLSTPTTKLEIVAGKFGTVFLLAMATGLLNLGSMAATFAFVAGQLRPVLGEAIRFDLQFPPSAAAVFLIIMVPLAFFVSAVMMAVAVFARSFKEAQNYVTPFFLVLMVPVFFSSMPGVKLNAATQFLPVANVILLFRDMLTGKAEFEMMFAVFLSTVAFAALALLFAAWLFQREEVILSEEKGFPLTWRRSEFRPRDTITAGMSVALFVVMLIMLFYVGSTVQTWSLLPGLLITEWIMILAPILLLLWYTRVNFRPALNLYPISPGGAAASLVTGFFAVILVIQLGYWFNRVLPVPQEFQEEMAKLFGDTRGLPQLAALLFVAAVSPAICEEVMFRGVLLSGFRSRMGNWPAILLSGVLFGIFHISVYRIPPIAVLGVVLSYLTVRTGSIHAGILVHLLNNTFAILLATGYAPEFVSRVLQLEQFENQGLPTLVLLVAVAGFAAGVAGVEFSARRSPAKPLDA; translated from the coding sequence ATGAACCTGCGCACGGTCAGGACGATATTCAAGAAAGAAATGCTCGACACGGTGCGGGACAAGCGCACCCTGATCATGATGATTGGCGTCCCCGTGCTCCTCTACCCCACGCTGGTCATCGTGGGCATGCAGGGCGCGCTTGTCCAGATCGCCTCGCTGGACCGCTCCGTGTCCAAGGTCGCGATACAGTCCCCCGAGCCGGAGGCCGTGCGCGCGTGGCTGGAAGACATCGAGAAGATCGAGATTGTCGACTCGGACAATCCGGCTGGCGCGTTGCGGGACGGCGGCCTGCAGGCCGTTGTTCGGGTTGATGGCCCCGTCGTGGCGGCGCTCGCCGAGGGAAAAACGGTCCAGGTGGAAATCCTGTATGACTCCACGGAGTTTGAATCTTCCGGGGCCGCCACGCGCCTGCGCGAGGGCCTCGAAAAGGACCGGGACGCGCTGCTGGAATCCCGGCTGGCCGACCTGCAAATCGAGATGGACTACATTCATCCACTGCGGCTCGAACGAAAGGACACCGCGCCGCCGGCCAAGGCCACGGGCAACGCGCTGGGCATCGTGCTGCCGGTGCTGATGGTGGTCATGCTCGCGCTGGGGGCCTTCTACCCGGCGGTGGACGTGACCGCGGGGGAAAAGGAGCGCGGGACCTTCGAGACGCTGCTCTCCACCCCCACCACGAAGCTGGAAATCGTGGCGGGCAAGTTCGGCACGGTGTTCCTGCTGGCGATGGCCACGGGCCTGCTCAACCTGGGGAGCATGGCGGCCACCTTCGCCTTCGTGGCGGGCCAGTTGCGGCCCGTGCTCGGGGAAGCCATCCGGTTTGATCTCCAATTTCCACCGAGCGCCGCAGCCGTTTTCCTCATTATCATGGTGCCGCTCGCCTTTTTCGTTTCCGCCGTCATGATGGCGGTGGCCGTTTTCGCGCGGAGCTTCAAGGAGGCGCAGAACTACGTCACGCCCTTCTTCCTGGTGCTCATGGTTCCCGTGTTTTTCTCCAGTATGCCGGGCGTCAAGCTGAACGCGGCCACACAGTTTCTACCCGTGGCGAACGTCATCCTGCTGTTCCGGGACATGCTGACCGGGAAGGCCGAATTCGAGATGATGTTCGCCGTCTTCCTGAGCACGGTGGCGTTTGCGGCGCTCGCGCTGCTCTTCGCGGCGTGGCTGTTCCAGCGCGAGGAGGTCATCCTCTCGGAGGAAAAGGGCTTCCCGCTCACCTGGCGACGGAGCGAGTTCCGGCCGCGCGACACGATCACCGCTGGGATGTCGGTCGCCCTGTTTGTCGTCATGCTGATCATGCTCTTCTACGTGGGCAGCACGGTTCAGACCTGGAGCCTGCTCCCGGGCCTCCTGATTACCGAATGGATCATGATCCTGGCGCCGATTCTGCTCTTGCTCTGGTATACGCGCGTCAACTTCCGCCCGGCGCTGAACCTCTACCCCATTTCGCCGGGTGGCGCGGCCGCGTCCCTCGTTACCGGCTTCTTTGCGGTCATCCTGGTCATTCAGCTCGGCTACTGGTTCAACCGCGTGCTGCCGGTGCCCCAGGAGTTTCAGGAGGAGATGGCGAAGTTGTTCGGGGACACGAGGGGACTGCCCCAGCTCGCCGCCCTGCTCTTCGTCGCCGCGGTCTCGCCGGCCATTTGCGAGGAGGTCATGTTCCGCGGCGTACTGCTTTCCGGGTTTCGATCGCGCATGGGCAACTGGCCCGCCATCCTCCTTTCCGGTGTCCTTTTCGGCATCTTTCACATCAGCGTTTACCGCATCCCGCCCATCGCGGTGCTCGGAGTTGTCCTGAGCTATCTGACGGTCCGCACGGGCTCGATCCATGCCGGCATCCTCGTCCACCTGCTGAACAACACGTTCGCCATCCTGCTGGCCACCGGCTACGCGCCGGAGTTCGTCTCGCGGGTGTTGCAGCTCGAACAATTCGAAAACCAGGGACTGCCGACGCTTGTCCTGCTGGTGGCCGTCGCGGGTTTCGCGGCGGGCGTCGCGGGCGTGGAGTTCAGCGCCCGGCGTTCGCCCGCCAAACCTTTGGACGCTTAA
- a CDS encoding ATP-binding cassette domain-containing protein, protein MLRAESLRKVFYPPRGAAVEAVKGATFSVDPGEVFGLLGPNGAGKTTLLRMLGTIISPTSGHCWIGGVRTDEARDDIRRDIGFLSGNTKLYGRLTASEVLYYFGRLYGMPDDRIASRIEELARMLDMESFLHRRCEALSTGQTQKVSIARVILHDPKVLILDEPTLGLDIMTSRTILDFILHARERGHSIIFSTHYMTEAEVLCDRVGLIFAGDLFAVDTMDAICARAGARTLQEAFLKLVDNVAEQPA, encoded by the coding sequence ATGCTGCGCGCCGAATCCCTCCGAAAAGTCTTTTATCCGCCCCGCGGCGCGGCGGTGGAAGCGGTGAAGGGCGCCACATTTTCGGTGGATCCGGGCGAAGTGTTTGGCCTGCTTGGCCCCAATGGCGCGGGCAAAACAACCCTCCTGCGGATGTTGGGGACGATCATCTCCCCCACCTCCGGGCACTGCTGGATCGGCGGCGTCCGCACGGACGAGGCGCGTGACGACATCCGCCGGGACATTGGCTTCCTGTCTGGGAATACCAAACTCTACGGTCGCCTTACGGCGTCGGAAGTGCTGTATTACTTCGGGCGCCTCTACGGCATGCCCGATGACCGGATCGCGTCGCGGATCGAGGAACTGGCGCGGATGCTGGACATGGAATCCTTCCTGCACCGCCGCTGCGAAGCGCTTTCCACGGGGCAGACGCAGAAGGTATCGATCGCGCGGGTGATCCTGCACGACCCGAAGGTGCTCATTCTGGATGAACCCACCCTGGGGCTCGATATCATGACGAGCCGGACTATCCTCGACTTCATTCTCCACGCGCGGGAGCGCGGGCACAGCATAATTTTCTCGACCCACTACATGACGGAGGCCGAAGTGCTCTGCGACCGTGTTGGCCTGATTTTCGCCGGCGATCTGTTCGCCGTGGACACGATGGACGCGATCTGCGCGCGGGCGGGGGCGCGAACCCTCCAGGAAGCCTTCCTGAAACTTGTGGACAACGTCGCGGAGCAGCCCGCATGA
- a CDS encoding RDD family protein, translated as MINDLRRKIEIRTPEGVAFSLYLAGPFTRFLAWLVDVAILAAFQTSVISGTTYLFTLVGGIAMAVAILFIFASSFAYRIVMEWRFRGQTIGKRLLRLRVMDISGLRLHPSQIVLRNLLRLVDGLPVAYLLGGLTMLLNRHHQRLGDIAANCIVTCLPRDAAPDFNQVLPGKYNSFREYPHLEARLRQQVAPEEADLLVQSLIRRETLEAADRIALYARLAAHFREKAAFPEEATLGLTDEQYLRNVVDSVFRGKK; from the coding sequence GTGATCAATGACCTGCGCCGTAAGATCGAGATACGGACGCCGGAGGGCGTGGCGTTTTCGCTTTATCTTGCGGGGCCCTTCACCCGTTTTCTGGCGTGGCTGGTGGATGTCGCGATTCTGGCGGCCTTTCAGACGTCCGTCATCAGCGGGACCACGTACCTTTTTACGCTGGTGGGCGGAATCGCGATGGCGGTCGCGATTTTATTCATATTCGCCTCGAGTTTCGCGTACCGCATCGTGATGGAATGGCGCTTTCGTGGCCAGACCATCGGCAAGCGCCTCCTCCGGCTCCGCGTGATGGACATTTCCGGGCTGCGCCTGCACCCGAGCCAGATTGTGCTGCGCAACCTGCTTCGCCTCGTGGACGGCCTGCCCGTCGCCTACCTGTTGGGCGGGCTGACCATGCTGTTGAACCGCCACCACCAGCGGCTCGGGGATATTGCGGCGAATTGCATTGTTACATGCCTCCCGCGGGATGCCGCGCCCGATTTCAACCAGGTGCTCCCGGGCAAGTACAATTCCTTCCGGGAGTATCCCCACCTCGAGGCGCGGCTGCGCCAGCAGGTGGCCCCGGAAGAGGCGGATTTGCTTGTGCAGTCCCTGATCCGGCGGGAAACGCTCGAGGCCGCGGACCGGATCGCGCTGTACGCCCGGCTTGCGGCGCATTTCCGCGAGAAAGCGGCGTTTCCCGAGGAGGCGACGCTTGGCCTCACGGACGAACAATACCTGCGCAACGTGGTGGATTCCGTGTTTCGCGGAAAGAAGTGA
- a CDS encoding stage II sporulation protein M: MIIDLERFIAAEAPYWSELNATLDLLESRTGHALTLDQVKRFNYLYQRTASDLARIRTFSAEPATRAYLENLVARAYAEVHEVRQRRARFDAAHWIRVTFPTTFRRHIRAFQLTLAVTLAGALFGALVVGVDPDAKGALMPFEHLLGSPSERVANEESATDDRMQGHRSLFSAQLMQNNIRVSIFALALGMTFGLGTFLLLFYNGIILGAVAFDYVADGQTVFLLGWLLPHGSIELPAIFLAGQAGLVLGHTLIGFGSDRALRDRLRDVGPDLVTLIAGVALMLVWAGIVEAFFSQYHEPFLPYEIKIAFGTAELALLWAYLGWSGRGAESEAGPVGAREEIARDQ, translated from the coding sequence ATGATTATTGACCTGGAACGATTTATTGCGGCGGAAGCGCCCTACTGGAGCGAATTGAACGCCACGCTGGACCTGCTGGAGAGCCGCACCGGCCACGCGCTCACGCTGGACCAGGTTAAGCGATTCAACTACCTCTACCAGCGCACCGCCTCGGATCTGGCCCGCATCCGGACGTTTTCCGCGGAGCCGGCCACCCGCGCGTACCTGGAAAACCTGGTCGCGCGCGCGTATGCGGAGGTCCACGAAGTTCGCCAACGGCGCGCGCGGTTCGACGCCGCACACTGGATCCGCGTTACGTTCCCCACGACGTTTCGCCGCCATATTCGCGCGTTCCAGCTTACCCTGGCGGTTACCCTGGCGGGCGCGCTCTTCGGGGCCCTGGTCGTGGGCGTCGACCCCGACGCGAAAGGCGCCCTGATGCCCTTCGAGCACCTGCTGGGGTCCCCGTCGGAACGCGTAGCGAATGAAGAATCGGCCACGGACGATCGGATGCAAGGCCACCGGAGCCTTTTTTCCGCACAACTGATGCAGAACAACATCCGCGTGAGTATATTCGCGCTGGCGCTCGGGATGACCTTTGGCCTCGGCACGTTTCTGCTGCTGTTTTACAACGGAATCATACTGGGGGCGGTGGCGTTCGACTATGTGGCCGATGGGCAGACGGTGTTCCTGCTGGGGTGGTTGCTTCCCCACGGCAGCATCGAGCTGCCCGCCATCTTTCTGGCGGGCCAGGCGGGCCTCGTGCTCGGGCACACCCTCATCGGATTCGGGTCGGATCGCGCCCTGCGCGACCGGCTGCGCGACGTGGGGCCGGACCTCGTCACCCTGATTGCCGGCGTTGCGCTGATGCTGGTCTGGGCGGGCATCGTGGAGGCCTTCTTTTCCCAATATCACGAGCCCTTCCTCCCGTATGAAATCAAGATCGCCTTCGGGACCGCGGAACTCGCGTTGCTCTGGGCCTACCTGGGCTGGTCGGGCCGCGGCGCGGAAAGCGAGGCCGGGCCGGTCGGCGCGCGGGAGGAGATCGCGCGTGATCAATGA